A region from the Macrobrachium nipponense isolate FS-2020 chromosome 47, ASM1510439v2, whole genome shotgun sequence genome encodes:
- the LOC135204653 gene encoding uncharacterized protein LOC135204653 yields MTDIRISETGERSEVTRPRASLLFDSMEVMGSLLTSGRLIFVSHLLLLVCCSISPAFGDYRTNRMTFPALGSSLGRSGGLESLDLLFPEERNEGFSRRRDVPGAGELEETSRSTIDDALREQGLSLNSHLLQKVQDALEEEEEEVGAESRFTEQVIELREFERNFDGVFSCPCSPNACVKGSAASSLYSRNSYLPFAEFSSTCFLPGDKGDAFINNSSLALLTDYCGLTKQHTLCKFSADTASRQCGKPLALGVDPAEREEVLRVHNQLRSRVATGQETRGNPGPQPPATSMLELQWDPELADIAQAWANQCTFQHDCGICRQTGRFVVGQNIFMSGGTAPVRPDWKGALSSFYEEVVYLNRQEVTSFAGSQGVGHYTQMVWASTQYVGCGFIQYQEGNFIQNFHVCNYGAAGNFIGRPIYEIGQACSKCPSGTVCSSEYPGLCSPAPPEGNQGGGPLPGNSTGQSPGPVPPTVPGDSPGGSGGGVPTESPGAQPCSFPGWCGPGYPTMGAPGIPGTPGQPGSVGSPGRPGRPGRPGRPGDLGKPVFPGRPPTGPNTGGRPENSGMPGFENIPGRPGGSGKPAFPTRPPAGPETGGRPGSGIPGFENMPGFPQVSGSPGFPSRPTTQPGTPGFGNRPGTSGFPELTGPGGSGTGGVFPGFPGVGGRPDVFSPPGSPGALSPPGSSGAQDVGLTDNPEATFGDGSSVPEGITGSAAGTGSPESSPTSGNTTTQANGKPGSSGSPGGIGQTGPNFGSNYLPPRPSPKPGSTALGGSGKPVEPEPGAICNCKVVNRFTVLGERQIFIMIC; encoded by the exons ATGACAGATATCAGGATCAGTGAAACGGGCGAGAGGTCAGAGGTCACACGTCCCAGAGCCTCTCTTTTATTCGACAGTATGGAGGTCATGGGGTCACTTTTGACCAGTGGGAGGCTGATTTTCGTGTCCCATCTACTCCTCCTAGTCTGCTGTTCGATATCTCCAGCCTTTGGGGACTACAGAACCAACAGGATGACCTTCCCCGCCCTCGGGTCGAGCCTGGGCAGGTCAGGAGGCCTCGAGAGCCTCGACCTACTCTTCCCCGAAGAACGCAACGAAGGTTTCTCCCGTCGGAGGGACGTTCCAGGAGCCGGGGAACTCGAAGAAACGTCTCGTTCCACCATCGACGATGCGCTGCGAGAGCAGGGACTCTCCTTAAATTCGCATCTGCTGCAGAAGGTCCAAGATGCccttgaagaagaagaggaggaggtagggGCAGAGAGCCGGTTCACAGAGCAGGTCATCGAGCTCAGGGAGTTCGAGAGGAACTTCGACGGGGTATTCTCATGCCCCTGTAGTCCTAACGCCTGCGTCAAGGGGTCAGCTGCGTCGTCTCTGTACAGTCGAAATTCCT ATTTGCCATTTGCTGAATTCAGCAGTACTTGCTTTCTCCCGGGTGACAAAGGAG ATGCCTTCATCAACAACAGTTCCTTGGCACTGCTGACCGATTACTGTGGGCTGACCAAGCAACACACCCTCTGTAAATTCAGTGCAGACACTGCAAGCCGTCAGTGTGGCAAG CCGCTGGCGCTGGGCGTGGACCCCGCCGAGCGAGAGGAGGTCCTGCGCGTGCACAACCAGCTGAGGTCGCGGGTCGCCACAGGTCAGGAGACCCGGGGGAACCCGGGTCCTCAGCCCCCGGCTACTTCGATGTTGGAGTTG CAATGGGACCCTGAATTGGCAGACATTGCGCAGGCGTGGGCTAATCAGTGCACCTTCCAGCATGACTGTGGAATATGCAGACAAACAG GACGTTTTGTGGTGGGCCAGAACATCTTCATGTCAGGGGGAACCGCTCCTGTGAGACCAGACTGGAAAGGGGCCCTCAGTTCTTTTTACGAGGAGGTCGTCTACTTGAATCGCCAGGAGGTCACATCCTTTGC tgGGTCTCAAGGCGTTGGCCACTACACTCAGATGGTCTGGGCGTCCACCCAGTATGTCGGGTGTGGGTTTATTCAGTACCAAGAAGGAAACTTCATTCAGAATTTCCACGTGTGCAATTATGGTGCCGCAG GAAACTTCATAGGAAGACCAATATACGAGATTGGTCAGGCATGTTCGAAATGTCCCTCGGGGACAGTTTGTTCCAGTGAATATCCAGGTTTGTGTTCACCAGCACCTCCTGAAGGCAACCAGGGAGGAGGCCCTTTGCCAGGGAACAGTACTGGACAAAGTCCAGGCCCCGTACCTCCTACAGTACCTGGTGATAGCCCTGGTGGATCAGGCGGAGGGGTTCCGACAGAAAGTCCTGGTGCGCAGCCTTGCAGTTTTCCAGGGTGGTGTGGGCCTGGATACCCTACAATGGGTGCTCCTGGCATTCCAGGTACTCCTGGACAGCCTGGAAGTGTTGGATCACCAGGAAGACCTGGCAGGCCAGGAAGACCCGGAAGGCCAGGAGACTTGGGAAAACCTGTCTTCCCTGGGAGACCCCCTACCGGCCCTAACACTGGTGGAAGACCTGAAAACTCAGGAATGCCAGGATTCGAAAACATACCTGGAAGGCCAGGAGGATCAGGCAAACCTGCGTTTCCAACTAGACCCCCTGCTGGCCCTGAAACTGGCGGGAGACCTGGATCTGGAATTCCAGGATTTGAAAACATGCCTGGTTTTCCTCAAGTGAGCGGAAGCCCTGGATTTCCAAGTAGGCCCACAACTCAACCAGGAACACCAGGATTTGGTAACAGACCTGGAACAAGTGGTTTTCCAGAGTTAACTGGCCCTGGCGGCAGTGGCACAGGGGGTGTCTTCCCTGGGTTTCCTGGGGTAGGAGGAAGACCCGATGTCTTTAGCCCACCTGGTTCTCCTGGTGCCCTTAGCCCACCTGGTTCCTCTGGTGCCCAAGACGTCGGATTAACTGATAATCCAGAAGCGACATTTGGAGATGGGTCTTCTGTTCCAGAGGGAATAACTGGAAGTGCTGCTGGCACAGGGTCTCCAGAATCATCTCCCACATCAGGAAACACCACCACACAAGCTAATGGAAAGCCAGGAAGTTCAGGTTCACCGGGAGGCATTGGACAAACTGGGCCCAATTTCGGTTCGAATTACCTGCCACCTAGACCCTCCCCCAAGCCTGGAAGTACTGCTCTTGGAGGATCTGGAAAGCCAGTTGAACCAGAACCTGGTGCAATTTGTAACTGCAAAGTTGTCAATAGATTTACTGTGTTGGGTGAGAGACAAATTTTTATAATGATCTGTTGA